The window GTGTTGACGAAACCGGGGCCTTGATGCGAGTAGCCGTTGTGCTCCTGGCGCCACACGTGCGAGGTGAGCAAGAAGTTCAATCCCGAGAGCGGCCTGCGCCACGGCGTCTCGCGCGCCATCTTCAGCCACTTCGCGTACTGCGCGACCATCGAGTCGACGATCGGGACGAACCCCTCGTATGAAGCGAAAATGCCGTGACGGCCGGAGAGCACGTAGCCTTCCATCCAGCCTTCGCAGGTGTGCTCGCTGAGCATCTCCATCACGCGCCCGTCGGGTGCGAGCGACTCGTCGGTCGCGACGCGTGACAATCCCCACGCCCGCGCGGTGACCGCGAAGACGCCGTCGAGCCTGTTCGACGCCGTCTCGTCCGGCGAGAAGAGCCGGAAGTTGGCGTTGTGCGCGTTCGCGCGGAAGACGTCGGCGAGCCAGCCGCCGAGCCGGTGCGTCGCGGAATCGGTGACCGTTCCCGGCAGCGCGCAGACGTCGGCGTGCGGCTCGAGCGGCGGCAAGATCAGCGGAATGCGCCGTGTGCCGCCGTTGGCCCGCGTGCTGCGCCCGATCGAACGAGGATGCGGTGGCAGACATTCGAGGACGTCGTACGCAGGCCGGCCCGCTTCGTCGAACAGCTCGTCGGGGCGGTACGAACGCAACCAGCGCTCGACCGCGAGGCAGTGCTCCGCGTTGCCGGCCGGGTCCGAGATCGGGATCCCGTGCGAACGCGGCGTGTCGACGATCTGTTTGCCGTCGAGCGCACGCGGCCCGGTCATTCCTTTCGGCGAGCGCAGCACCAAAACGGGCGGTGCCGGGATAGCCGCGCAGCGCTGCGCCGCGGCGCGGCGCTCCACCAAGCGGTCATGCGCGGCGTCGAACGCGCGCCATACGGCGGCGTGCAGCTCGTCGGCGCGTTCGTGCTCGTCGACGCGAACGACGAACGGCTCGTACCCGAGCCCGCAAAGATAGGCGCGCAGCGCGTCGTCGGGCACGCGCGCCAAGACCGCCGGACCGGAAAGCTTGTAGCCGTTCAAATGGAGAATCGGCAGCACGGCGCCCGCCGTCGCCGGATCGACGAAGACGTGCGAGAGCCAAGACGCGGCGAGCGGACCCGTCTCGGCTTCGCCGTCACCGATCACGCACGCGACGAGCAGCTCCGGATCGTCGAGCGCGGCGCCGTACGCGTGCGAGAGCGCGTAACCGAGCTCGCCCCCTTCATGCAGCGCGCCCGGCGTGTGCGCGGTGAGATGGCTCGGCAACCCGCCGGGCCAGGAGAACTCGCGCGCGAGCGTCTGCGCACCGTCCTCGTCGCGCGCGAACCGCGGGTCGAGCTCGCCGAGCGTCCCTTCGAGGAACAGGTTCGCATAGATCGCCGGCGCCCCGTGACCGGGGCCGACGATCAGCAGCGCGTCGAGCTCGCGGTCGCGCACCAGCCGGTTGAGATGCGCGTAGATCAAGTTCAGCCCCGGTTGCGTACCCCAATGGCCGAGGACGCGCGTCTTGCAATCGGATGCTTCGAGCGGCCGCCGCAGCAGCACGTTGTCGCGCAAGTAGAGCTGCGCGGCACCGAGATAGTTCGCCGTCCGCCAATACCGGTCGAGCGCGGCAAGCTGCTCGGAGCCGGTGAGGCGCGCGGATTCGCTCGTCGCGGTTCCCATGGCACTACCGTACGGCCGCCCTGCGAACGGCCTGCGAAGGCGCCGTTCACACGGCGTTCCGCACTCAGCTCGAGCCGAACGCAGCGCGCGCGAGCTGCCAGCCTTCGCGCGCCTCGACGACGTAGACCGCGACGCGAGAGCGGCTCTCAGAGATTCGGCCTTCGCCGGCGAGCGCAGCGTTGTGCGCCTCGTCGATCAGCGCGCCCGCGGCCGCCGCACCCTGCGCGCCGGCGGTGCGAACGCTCGCCGCGCGTTCGCCGATTCCGCCGGTGAACGCGATCAGATCAACGCCGCCCAGCACGCCGGTCATCGCGCCGATCCCGGCGCGCAGCCGCCACCCCAGCACGTCGAGCGCGAGCCGCGCGTCGCGGTCCTCGCCCGCGGCGAGCAGCTCGCGCACGTCGCCGCTGCGCGCCGAGATCCCGAGCAGTCCGGATCGACGTTCCAGCATCTCCTCCAACTCGCCGGCGGTCATCCCGCCGCGCAGGAGGTGCAAGATCAGACCCGGATCGACCGAGCCGCTGCGCGTCGCCATCGGCAACCCTTCGAGCGGGGTGTAGCCCATGGTCGTGTCGACGCTCGCGCCGCCGCGGATCGCGCACAGCGACGAGCCGCCGCCCAGATGCGCCGTCACGACGCGCGCGTGCGAGAGATCGATCCCGGCCAGCGCGCAAGCGCGATGCGCGGCGTACTCGTGGCTCAAACCGTGGTAGCCGAGACGGCGCAGGCCGGCGCGGGTGAGCTCGCGCGGGAGCGCGTACGTCGTCGCTGCTTCGGGCATCGTGCGGTGGAACGCTCCGTCGGCGACGGCGAGCTGCCGCAACCGCGGACGCAGGCGGCGCAGGACGGCGACGGCGCGCAACGCGCGCGGGTCGTGAAGCGGCGCCTCGCCGGCGGCGCCGGCGAGCTGCGCCGCGGCGTCGCCGACGAGCTCCAGCACCGGCGGCGAACCGTCGGGAAGCCGCACGAAGCGGTGCGCGATAACGTCGACGTCTTCGCGCAACATCGCCTCTAGTGCCGCGTCCGTCTCGGTGCTCTGCAACGCGCATCCAGGCGCCGGCGGTTCGGCGAGCGGGGCCAGCGGCGCGGAGAGATCGTACCGCTCGAGCTTCAGGCTGGTCGAGCCGGCGTTGACGGTGAGAACGCGCAGCGTTTGGGCGCTCAGCGCGGTTCGCCGCGCGGCAGCTCGCCCAGCAGCGCCTCGACGCGCTCCAGCGCGCCGAGCACCGTCCCGAGCCGTTCCGGCGTCGGTTCGAGCACGCCGTCGCGGAACGCTTCGACGTTCGCGACCGCGACCGCGAGCTCGTTGCGAATCTCGTGCACGAGGCTGCTCACGAGGGCACGACCATCTTGTAGCCGACGCCGAACACCGTGATGATGTAGCGCGGGCTGCCGGAATCCGGTTCGATCCGCGCGCGCAGGTTCGCGATGTGGCGGTCCAGCGTGCGGTCGAAGACGTCGCCGTCGGCGCTGACGTGTTCGAGAAGCTGGTCGCGCGTGAGCGTCTGCCCGACGTGCGCGGCGAGGACGTCGAGAATTTTGAACTGCGTCGGCGTGAGCGTGACCAGTTTGCCTTCGACGCGCACTTCGTGCGCGACCGGATCGATCGCGATCCCGCCGACGCGGCGTTCGCGCGAAACCGCCGAGCCGTCGCGCTGCTCGGTGCGGCGCAGCACGCTCTTCACGCGCGCGACGACCTCGCGCGGGCTGAACGGCTTGCCGACGTAGTCGTCGGCGCCGAGCTCGAGGCCGACGACCCGGTCCACCTCGTCGACGCGGCCGGTCAGCATGATGATCGGAACGTCGCGGACCGCGCGCATCCGGCGCAGCACCTCGGTTCCCGGTAACCCCGGCAAGTTGATGTCGAGCAGGACGAGGTCCGGACGGTGCTGCTCGAAGCGCTCGAGCGCGGTCGGCCCGTCGTTCGCGCGCACGACGGTAAAGCCGTCGTCGTGAAGATAGCTCTCCAGCACGTCGACCAACGCCGGCTCGTCGTCGACGAGCAACACGGTGCGCGCGGCGCTCGTGGTCACCATCACCGCTTCCCCACGGCGGGGCTGGGGTTCCTGTGCGCCTCGCTTCAGCCGCGGCCTCCTTCACGTGCGCCCGTGAACGACTCGCGAAGAACTCCGAGCCGGACCTTCACGAGCCCGTCACACGGAGTTGGCATGCTCTCCGCAAATGACACCCGTGTTCCGGCACATCACCGTCCCCGTCGACGGCTCGACGAGCTCGCAGCGTGGCGTCACGTTCGCGATCGAGCTGGCCCGCGACGGCGGCCGGCTCTCGTTCTGCAGCGTCGTCGACGCAGCGGCCGTCCTGGCGCCCGCGGCTCACGGCGTCGCGGTCGATCCCGGCCCGCTGCTCGAAGTCCTTGACGAGGACGCGGCGATCTTCTGCGGCAACGCCCATGACGATGCCGCGGCGCACGGGCTGGAGTCGGACTGCCGGGTGCTGCACGGCT of the Candidatus Eremiobacterota bacterium genome contains:
- a CDS encoding phosphoketolase family protein, producing the protein MGTATSESARLTGSEQLAALDRYWRTANYLGAAQLYLRDNVLLRRPLEASDCKTRVLGHWGTQPGLNLIYAHLNRLVRDRELDALLIVGPGHGAPAIYANLFLEGTLGELDPRFARDEDGAQTLAREFSWPGGLPSHLTAHTPGALHEGGELGYALSHAYGAALDDPELLVACVIGDGEAETGPLAASWLSHVFVDPATAGAVLPILHLNGYKLSGPAVLARVPDDALRAYLCGLGYEPFVVRVDEHERADELHAAVWRAFDAAHDRLVERRAAAQRCAAIPAPPVLVLRSPKGMTGPRALDGKQIVDTPRSHGIPISDPAGNAEHCLAVERWLRSYRPDELFDEAGRPAYDVLECLPPHPRSIGRSTRANGGTRRIPLILPPLEPHADVCALPGTVTDSATHRLGGWLADVFRANAHNANFRLFSPDETASNRLDGVFAVTARAWGLSRVATDESLAPDGRVMEMLSEHTCEGWMEGYVLSGRHGIFASYEGFVPIVDSMVAQYAKWLKMARETPWRRPLSGLNFLLTSHVWRQEHNGYSHQGPGFVNTVLNKKPEAVRVYFPPDANTLLCTMEHVLASTNRINVVVAPKQEAPQWLAVDEARAECAAGASRWAWAADDEDPHVVLACAGDVMALETLAAAELLRELAPSLRVRVVNVIDLLALAPPDAHPRGLSDLRFTALFTADRPVVFAYHGYPRTVHELIYRRRMAYRFHVRGYVEEGTTTTPFDMVVLNRVSRYHLALEALRRAEEATEFRAPETARTYCDEALARHAVYIREHGADLPEVAGWRWRSFRNV
- a CDS encoding acetate/propionate family kinase, whose amino-acid sequence is MQSTETDAALEAMLREDVDVIAHRFVRLPDGSPPVLELVGDAAAQLAGAAGEAPLHDPRALRAVAVLRRLRPRLRQLAVADGAFHRTMPEAATTYALPRELTRAGLRRLGYHGLSHEYAAHRACALAGIDLSHARVVTAHLGGGSSLCAIRGGASVDTTMGYTPLEGLPMATRSGSVDPGLILHLLRGGMTAGELEEMLERRSGLLGISARSGDVRELLAAGEDRDARLALDVLGWRLRAGIGAMTGVLGGVDLIAFTGGIGERAASVRTAGAQGAAAAGALIDEAHNAALAGEGRISESRSRVAVYVVEAREGWQLARAAFGSS
- a CDS encoding response regulator transcription factor is translated as MVTTSAARTVLLVDDEPALVDVLESYLHDDGFTVVRANDGPTALERFEQHRPDLVLLDINLPGLPGTEVLRRMRAVRDVPIIMLTGRVDEVDRVVGLELGADDYVGKPFSPREVVARVKSVLRRTEQRDGSAVSRERRVGGIAIDPVAHEVRVEGKLVTLTPTQFKILDVLAAHVGQTLTRDQLLEHVSADGDVFDRTLDRHIANLRARIEPDSGSPRYIITVFGVGYKMVVPS